A DNA window from Arachis hypogaea cultivar Tifrunner chromosome 18, arahy.Tifrunner.gnm2.J5K5, whole genome shotgun sequence contains the following coding sequences:
- the LOC112769728 gene encoding G-type lectin S-receptor-like serine/threonine-protein kinase At4g27290, whose product MQNLKVLLWFWSFLFSLILRTSTSMDSIALSQSISDGETLISRGGTFEVGFFKPGNSNSQYFGIWYYNVSPLTVVWVANREKPLNNTSGILKVTDQGLVLVDGSTNSTVWSSNMSRKSENRNLVAQILDSGNLVVKDGHDEKQILWQSFDYPSDTFLPGMKLGLDLVTGLERSVSSWKSTDDPSRGYYEAKIDRRGYPQVVITNGTVIMVRLGPWTGLTFSGATLYLRYTQLSNEFVFNEKEIFYEYNLLNISNFVRIVVTTWGNLQSFHWLRQTGSWETLLSMPATQCDKYAVCGANSICSVFNTAFPTCACLNGFEPNYPEKWKESHWSDGCVRITPLSCSKDGFKKLTNMVLPDTSSSWYNKTMNLQECEDLCLKNCSCTAYANLDIRGQGSGCLIWFHDLIDMKEGVNELYIRTTISDLEDNQNNDSSKKKLAGIIVGSALLVMCLVLGLAIYVWRNKPKKPEIFCWKQHACKIENEDVDLPSFELSTIASATNHFSNGNKLGEGGFGPVYKGVLANGVEIAVKRLSKNSQQGLQEFKTEVQLIAKLQHRNLVKLLGCCIQQKEKLLIYEFMPNRSLDYFIFDDSRRKLLDWGKRFQIIGGTARGLVYLHQDSRLRVIHRDLKTSNILLDKGIDPKISDFGLARTFGGDQTVANTKRVMGTHGYISPEYAVRGSFSMKSDVFSFGVIVLEVVSAKRNREFSIPHQDLNLLGYAWKLWSEGRSLELVDESLGDSVDEAQVLRCIHIGLLCVQERPEQRPNMSSVIHMLNDDKPLAPPKQPAFYPHQESSSSPINNETCSKNDVSITLLEAR is encoded by the exons ATGCAGAACTTGAAGGTTCTGCTATGGTTTTGGTCTTTCCTATTCTCACTTATATTAAGAACCTCCACTTCAATGGACAGTATAGCCCTGAGTCAGTCCATCAGTGATGGAGAGACATTAATTTCGCGCGGAGGAACCTTTGAAGTTGGCTTCTTTAAACCAGGAAACTCAAATAGCCAATACTTCGGCATCTGGTATTATAATGTGTCCCCTTTAACAGTAGTATGGGTGGCCAATAGAGAAAAACCACTCAACAACACATCTGGAATTCTAAAAGTCACTGATCAAGGACTTGTTCTTGTTGATGGCAGCACCAACAGCACTGTGTGGTCCTCCAACATGTCAAGAAAATCAGAGAATCGGAATCTAGTTGCGCAGATCTTGGACTCAGGAAACCTTGTTGTTAAAGATGGACATGATGAGAAGCAAATTCTGTGGCAGAGCTTTGATTATCCCAGTGACACATTCTTGCCAGGAATGAAGCTTGGATTGGATCTTGTGACAGGCCTAGAGAGATCTGTATCGTCGTGGAAGAGCACCGATGATCCTAGCCGTGGATACTACGAAGCTAAAATAGACCGTAGAGGCTATCCACAAGTAGTTATAACAAATGGAACCGTTATAATGGTTAGATTAGGACCATGGACTGGTCTTACTTTCTCAGGGGCTACACTTTACTTGCGCTATACTCAACTGTCAAATGAATTTGTATTCAATGAGAAAGAGATATTTTATGAGTACAATCTTTTGAATATATCTAATTTTGTGAGAATTGTGGTGACAACTTGGGGAAATCTTCAGTCTTTTCATTGGTTAAGACAAACCGGCAGCTGGGAGACTCTTCTTTCAATGCCGGCGACACAATGTGACAAGTATGCAGTGTGTGGTGCAAATTCTATCTGTAGTGTCTTTAACACTGCATTTCCAACCTGTGCATGCCTGAACGGATTTGAACCAAATTATcctgaaaaatggaaggaatcacATTGGTCTGATGGTTGTGTTAGGATCACTCCATTGAGCTGCAGCAAAGATGGATTTAAGAAGCTCACAAACATGGTGCTGCCTGACACATCTTCTTCCTGGTACAACAAGACCATGAACTTGCAAGAATGTGAGGATTTGTGTCTGAAAAATTGTTCTTGCACAGCATATGCTAATTTGGATATCCGCGGCCAAGGAAGTGGGTGCTTAATTTGGTTTCATGATCTCATTGACATGAAAGAAGGGGTAAATGAACTTTATATCCGAACAACTATTTCAGATCTAG AAGATAATCAGAACAATGATTCCAGCAAGAAGAAGCTAGCAGGAATCATCGTTGGATCCGCATTGTTAGTCATGTGCTTAGTACTTGGACTGGCAATCTATGTATGGAGAAACAAACCTAAGAAGCCAG AAATATTCTGCTGGAAGCAACATGCTTGCAAAATAGAAAATGAGGATGTTGATCTTCCAAGCTTTGAGTTATCAACCATAGCTTCTGCCACTAATCACTTCTCTAATGGCAACAAATTAGGTGAAGGTGGATTTGGACCTGTGTACAAG GGTGTACTCGCAAATGGGGTAGAGATTGCTGTCAAGAGGCTTTCCAAGAATTCTCAGCAAGGACTTCAGGAGTTCAAAACTGAAGTTCAGTTAATTGCTAAACTTCAGCATCGCAATCTTGTAAAACTTCTTGGTTGTTGCATTCAACAAAAAGAGAAGCTCTTGATTTATGAGTTCATGCCCAATAGGAGTTTGGACTACTTCATTTTTG ATGATTCTAGAAGAAAATTATTGGATTGGGGCAAGCGATTTCAAATTATTGGCGGGACAGCTCGAGGACTAGTCTATCTACATCAAGACTCTAGGCTAAGAGTCATTCATAGAGACTTGAAAACGAGCAATATCCTTCTTGATAAGGGTATAGATCCTAAAATATCAGACTTTGGCCTTGCTAGGACGTTTGGAGGAGATCAAACTGTGGCAAATACAAAGAGAGTCATGGGAACTCA TGGTTATATCTCTCCGGAGTATGCAGTGCGTGGTTCTTTCTCAATGAAATCCGATGTGTTCAGCTTTGGTGTAATCGTACTTGAGGTAGTGAGTGCGAAGAGGAACAGGGAATTCTCAATTCCACACCAAGATCTGAACCTTCTTGGATAT GCATGGAAATTGTGGAGTGAAGGAAggtctctggagctggtagatgAATCACTTGGTGATTCAGTTGATGAAGCTCAAGTGTTGAGATGCATTCACATAGGGCTTTTGTGTGTGCAAGAGAGACCAGAACAAAGGCCTAACATGTCATCAGTAATCCATATGCTCAATGATGATAAGCCGCTTGCTCCGCCAAAGCAGCCCGCATTTTATCCTCACCAAGAAAGTAGTTCTTCACCCATAAACAATGAAACCTGTTCAAAAAATGATGTTTCCATCACATTGTTAGAGGCAAGATAG